Part of the Pseudodesulfovibrio mercurii genome is shown below.
CTCCGTCTTCCCCGTCCCCACCTTCGAGAAACTTCTGCTTCATGCGGTGGACCACGATGGCCACGGCCACCCCGGCCACGGCCAGGGCGATGGCCGCGCCCACGGACAGCCGCCCGCGCACGCCCGCCGAGAGCAGGTGCCCGCCCGAGGCCAGGAAGACGGTCTCGGGCAGCATGGCCACCCAGGAAAGGAGCGCGTACGGCAGGGAGCGGACCTCGGTGATGCCGAGCAGGTAGCTGGTCACCGGAAAGGGCAGGACCGGGATGATCCGGCTCAGGGAGATGAGGTGCAGTGGGTGGATGCGGCTCAGGAAGAGCATCCGCCTGTACACGGGGTTGTCCGCGAACCGCACCTTGAGCCGCTCGCGCACGCCGTAGCGGGCCAGGACAAAGGCCCCCACCGCGCCGATGGTCATGCCCGCCGAGGCGTAGACCGCGCCGAGCTTCCAACCGAAAATCGCCCCTGCGGCCACGGTGAACAGGACCTGGGGCACCAGGAGCATGGTCAGCAGCGCGTCGGCCGCGATGAAGACCAGCGGGCCCAGATTGCCCTCTGCCTCCACCACGGCGGACAGCCGGCTCA
Proteins encoded:
- a CDS encoding TVP38/TMEM64 family protein, which gives rise to MEQHGGKRSVSWPMVLKFAAAFCLLGLLSFAMEHWGERYMSRLSAVVEAEGNLGPLVFIAADALLTMLLVPQVLFTVAAGAIFGWKLGAVYASAGMTIGAVGAFVLARYGVRERLKVRFADNPVYRRMLFLSRIHPLHLISLSRIIPVLPFPVTSYLLGITEVRSLPYALLSWVAMLPETVFLASGGHLLSAGVRGRLSVGAAIALAVAGVAVAIVVHRMKQKFLEGGDGEDGEGKSGEGKDGKAGPPTA